Proteins encoded in a region of the Pseudomonas shahriarae genome:
- a CDS encoding alpha-2-macroglobulin family protein, producing the protein MLNKGLFLACALALLSACDSSDKPAAPAAPAAAVTAPAKAAVDVATLKQRYAGRELSVVDVSEVQLDGASTLSVSFSIPLDPDQKFADKLHLVDSKSGKVDGAWELSDNLMELRLRHLEPQRKLVLTVDAGLRGVNDAKLAAEYVSRLETRDLQATVGFASRGTLLPTRLAEGLPVIALNVDKIDVEFFRIKPESLPAFLAQWGRNTSLQSYESRELLPMADLVYGGRFDLNPARNTRETLLLPIAGLKQLQQPGVYLAVMRASGTYNYSQPATLFTLSDIGLSVHRYANRLDVFTQALEGGKALDGVELEILDAEGRVLGQGKTEKGGHAELPLPKKAQVLLAKQGEQTSLLRLDSAALDLAEFDIGGQPAHPLQFFVFGPRDLYRPGETVLLNALLRDKDGNAVKPQPVSVEVRRPDEQVSRKFVWDADASGLYQYQLQLAGEAPTGRWQLVFDLGDGKPQLYEFLVEDFLPERLALELKGSDTPLSPADNAVIQVNGRYLYGAPAAGNRLSGQVYVRPLREAVKALPGYEFGSVTEEELSQDFELDESVLDAQGQEKLTLESKWSEAKSPLQLIVQASLQESGGRPITRRLVQPVWPAEQLPGLRGLFDGKETDGDGPAEFEVLLANQQGDKLAADNLKVRLIRERRDYYWNYSDNDGWSYHYNEKFLNLDEQTVNIKAGDTAKVSFQVEWGPYRVEVEDPQTGLISSKRFWAGYQAQDNTEGGAVRPDQVKLALDKPAYGDGDTANVTVTPPAAGKGYLLVESSEGPLWWQEIEVPAEGKSFAVKLDPKWSRHDLYVSALVIRPGERKANITPKRAVGLLHLPLDRTQRKLGLTLTAPEKMRPKQPLTVKVAAKNADGSVPKQVHVLVAAVDVGILNITEYPTPDPYSSLFGRKAYGVDQFDIYGQLIEAGQGRLASLAFGGDAALAKGGKRPDTSVTIVALQSAPVTLNEKGEGEVSVNIPDFNGELRLMAQAWSDDRYGMAEAKTVIAAPLIAELSAPRFLAGGDQTRLALDLSNLSGKAQKLDVQLTAEGQLTLLGEPSQSVQLTQGQRTTLQIPVRALGGFGQGKIKVTVNGLDLPGENLPAFTREWTLGVRPAYPALLKQYRAVLKDEAWSLPDSELALFEPAGREALLSLSSRPPLNLGEQIRALKAYPYGCLEQTASGLYPSLYADAAVLTRLGLTGEPDAERKRKIELGIERLLGMQRYNGSFGLWGADGEEEYWLTAYVTDFLLRARDQGFAVPPEALKKASERLLRYVQERNLIEVDYSDNADHTRFAVQAYAGLVLARSQQAPLGALRSLFERRSDARSGLPLVQLAIALQKMGDQPRADQALLAGLAVKRKANEWLADYGSPLRDQAMILALLEENDLAKGKREERLFELSDQMAASPWLSTQERNSLFLAGRGLLGKPETNWTAQLSSGGETRELNNGQSGLKLEGPLLASPLTLRNPGSEPIYQQLSISGYPQHAPVAGGENLSIRREYLGMNGQPLNLQNLRSGDLVLVHIAVSANKQRVPDALVVDLLPAGLELENQNLGQSAASLENASSQVKEWRESMQNASIKHQEYRDDRYVAALNLDGYGTTHLLYLARAVTPGTYRVPPPQVESMYRPNWQAVGDTPVDMVIKGR; encoded by the coding sequence ATGCTTAACAAAGGATTGTTCCTGGCCTGCGCGCTGGCCCTGCTGAGCGCCTGCGATTCTTCCGACAAACCAGCAGCGCCAGCGGCCCCTGCGGCAGCGGTGACGGCGCCGGCCAAGGCCGCGGTAGACGTGGCGACGCTCAAGCAGCGTTATGCCGGCCGTGAGTTAAGCGTGGTGGACGTGTCTGAGGTGCAACTGGATGGCGCCAGCACCTTGTCGGTGAGTTTTTCGATTCCGCTGGACCCGGACCAGAAGTTCGCCGACAAGCTGCACCTGGTGGACAGCAAATCCGGCAAGGTCGACGGTGCCTGGGAGCTTTCCGACAACCTGATGGAACTGCGCCTGCGTCACCTGGAGCCCCAGCGCAAACTGGTGCTGACCGTGGACGCCGGCCTGCGTGGGGTGAATGACGCCAAGCTCGCCGCCGAGTACGTCAGCCGCCTGGAAACCCGCGACCTGCAAGCCACCGTCGGCTTCGCCAGCCGTGGCACCCTGTTGCCCACCCGTCTGGCCGAAGGTTTGCCGGTGATCGCGCTGAATGTCGACAAGATCGACGTCGAATTCTTCCGCATCAAGCCCGAATCGCTACCGGCGTTTCTCGCCCAGTGGGGCCGCAATACCAGCCTGCAAAGCTATGAGTCCCGTGAACTGCTGCCCATGGCCGACCTGGTGTACGGCGGCCGTTTCGACCTGAATCCTGCGCGCAACACCCGTGAAACCCTGCTGCTGCCCATCGCCGGCCTCAAGCAACTGCAACAGCCGGGCGTGTACCTGGCGGTGATGCGCGCCTCGGGCACTTACAACTATTCGCAACCGGCCACGCTGTTCACCCTCAGTGATATCGGCCTGTCGGTGCACCGTTACGCCAACCGCCTGGATGTGTTTACCCAGGCGCTGGAAGGCGGCAAGGCACTCGATGGCGTCGAGCTGGAAATCCTCGATGCCGAAGGCCGCGTGTTGGGCCAGGGCAAGACCGAGAAGGGCGGCCACGCCGAACTGCCATTGCCGAAAAAGGCCCAGGTACTGCTGGCCAAGCAGGGCGAGCAAACCAGCCTGTTGCGCCTCGACAGCGCAGCGCTGGACCTGGCCGAGTTCGATATCGGCGGCCAGCCCGCGCACCCGCTGCAATTCTTTGTGTTCGGCCCGCGTGATCTGTACCGCCCTGGCGAAACCGTGCTGCTCAACGCCCTGCTGCGCGACAAGGACGGCAATGCCGTCAAGCCGCAGCCCGTGAGTGTCGAAGTGCGCCGCCCGGATGAGCAGGTCAGCCGCAAATTCGTATGGGACGCCGATGCCTCTGGCCTCTATCAGTACCAGTTGCAGTTGGCCGGCGAAGCGCCGACCGGGCGCTGGCAGCTGGTGTTTGACCTGGGTGACGGTAAGCCGCAGCTGTATGAATTCCTCGTCGAGGACTTCCTGCCCGAGCGCCTGGCCCTGGAACTCAAGGGCAGCGACACGCCGTTGAGCCCGGCGGACAACGCCGTTATCCAGGTCAACGGCCGCTACCTCTACGGCGCCCCGGCGGCGGGCAATCGCCTGAGCGGGCAAGTGTATGTGCGCCCTCTGCGCGAGGCGGTCAAAGCCCTGCCGGGCTACGAGTTTGGCTCGGTAACGGAAGAAGAGCTGAGCCAGGATTTTGAACTGGACGAAAGCGTGCTCGATGCCCAGGGCCAGGAAAAGCTGACCCTGGAAAGCAAATGGAGCGAGGCCAAGTCGCCGCTGCAACTGATCGTGCAGGCCAGCCTGCAAGAATCCGGCGGGCGCCCGATCACCCGCCGCCTGGTACAGCCGGTATGGCCGGCCGAGCAACTGCCCGGCCTGCGCGGCTTGTTCGATGGCAAGGAGACCGATGGCGATGGCCCGGCGGAATTCGAAGTACTGCTGGCCAACCAGCAAGGTGACAAGCTGGCGGCGGACAACCTCAAGGTCCGCCTGATCCGCGAGCGCCGCGACTACTACTGGAACTACTCGGACAACGACGGCTGGAGCTATCACTACAACGAGAAATTCCTCAACCTCGATGAGCAGACCGTCAACATCAAGGCCGGCGATACGGCCAAGGTCAGCTTCCAGGTGGAGTGGGGCCCTTACCGCGTCGAAGTCGAAGACCCACAGACCGGGTTGATCAGCAGCAAGCGCTTCTGGGCTGGCTACCAGGCTCAGGACAACACCGAAGGCGGCGCCGTGCGCCCGGACCAGGTCAAGCTGGCGCTGGACAAACCGGCATATGGCGATGGCGATACGGCCAACGTCACCGTCACCCCGCCGGCAGCCGGCAAGGGCTACCTGTTGGTCGAATCCAGTGAAGGCCCGTTGTGGTGGCAGGAAATCGAGGTGCCGGCCGAAGGCAAGAGCTTTGCAGTGAAGCTCGATCCGAAATGGTCGCGTCATGATCTGTATGTCAGCGCGCTGGTGATCCGTCCCGGCGAGCGCAAAGCCAACATCACCCCCAAACGCGCCGTGGGTTTGCTGCACCTGCCGTTGGATCGTACCCAGCGCAAACTGGGCCTGACCCTGACTGCACCGGAAAAAATGCGCCCCAAGCAGCCACTGACGGTCAAGGTTGCGGCAAAAAATGCCGATGGCAGCGTGCCGAAACAGGTGCATGTGCTGGTGGCGGCGGTGGACGTGGGCATCCTCAATATCACCGAGTACCCGACCCCGGATCCATACTCCAGCCTGTTCGGCCGCAAGGCGTATGGCGTGGATCAGTTCGATATCTATGGGCAGTTGATCGAAGCCGGCCAGGGCCGCCTGGCCAGCCTGGCCTTTGGTGGTGACGCGGCGCTGGCCAAGGGCGGCAAGCGCCCGGACACCAGCGTCACCATCGTCGCCCTGCAAAGCGCGCCGGTGACCCTGAATGAGAAAGGCGAGGGCGAAGTCAGCGTCAATATCCCCGACTTCAACGGCGAGTTGCGCCTGATGGCCCAGGCCTGGAGCGATGACCGCTACGGCATGGCCGAAGCCAAGACCGTGATCGCCGCGCCCTTGATTGCCGAGCTGTCGGCCCCACGCTTCCTCGCTGGCGGCGACCAGACGCGCCTGGCGCTGGACCTGTCCAACCTGTCGGGCAAGGCGCAGAAGCTCGATGTGCAACTGACCGCCGAAGGTCAACTGACCCTGCTGGGCGAGCCATCGCAAAGCGTGCAACTGACCCAGGGCCAGCGCACCACCTTGCAGATTCCAGTGCGTGCGCTGGGCGGTTTTGGCCAGGGCAAGATCAAGGTTACGGTCAACGGCCTGGACCTGCCGGGCGAGAACCTGCCGGCGTTTACCCGCGAATGGACATTGGGCGTGCGTCCGGCTTATCCGGCGCTGCTCAAGCAATACCGCGCAGTGCTCAAGGACGAAGCCTGGAGCCTGCCGGACAGCGAACTGGCCCTGTTTGAACCGGCCGGGCGTGAGGCGCTGTTGAGCCTGTCGAGCCGCCCGCCGTTGAACCTGGGCGAGCAGATTCGTGCGCTCAAGGCCTACCCGTATGGCTGCCTGGAGCAAACCGCCAGCGGCCTGTACCCGTCGCTGTACGCCGACGCCGCCGTGCTGACACGCCTGGGGTTGACCGGCGAGCCGGATGCCGAGCGCAAACGCAAGATCGAACTGGGCATCGAGCGCCTGCTGGGCATGCAGCGCTACAACGGCAGCTTCGGTTTGTGGGGTGCCGATGGCGAGGAAGAATACTGGCTGACGGCGTACGTCACCGACTTCCTGCTGCGCGCCCGCGACCAGGGTTTTGCCGTACCGCCTGAAGCGCTGAAGAAGGCCAGCGAACGCCTGCTGCGTTATGTGCAGGAACGCAACCTGATTGAAGTCGACTACAGCGACAACGCCGACCACACGCGCTTCGCCGTGCAGGCCTACGCCGGGCTGGTGCTGGCGCGCAGTCAGCAGGCGCCGCTGGGCGCATTGCGCAGCTTGTTCGAGCGCCGCAGCGATGCGCGTTCCGGCCTGCCCCTGGTGCAGTTGGCGATTGCCTTGCAGAAGATGGGCGACCAGCCGCGCGCCGACCAGGCATTGCTCGCCGGTTTGGCGGTCAAGCGCAAAGCCAATGAATGGCTGGCCGACTACGGCAGCCCCCTGCGTGATCAGGCGATGATCCTGGCCTTGCTGGAAGAAAACGACCTGGCCAAAGGCAAGCGTGAAGAACGCCTGTTCGAGCTGTCGGACCAGATGGCGGCCAGCCCATGGCTGTCGACCCAGGAGCGCAACTCGCTGTTCCTCGCCGGCCGTGGCCTGCTGGGCAAACCGGAAACCAACTGGACGGCGCAGTTGAGCAGCGGCGGCGAAACCCGCGAGCTGAACAACGGCCAGTCCGGCCTGAAGCTGGAAGGCCCGTTGCTGGCTTCACCGCTGACCCTGCGCAACCCGGGCAGCGAGCCGATTTACCAGCAACTGAGCATCTCCGGTTATCCACAGCACGCGCCGGTAGCGGGTGGCGAAAACCTGAGTATTCGTCGTGAGTACCTGGGGATGAATGGCCAGCCGCTGAACCTGCAAAACCTGCGCAGCGGCGACCTGGTGCTGGTGCACATTGCGGTCAGCGCCAACAAGCAACGGGTGCCGGATGCACTGGTGGTCGACCTGCTACCAGCTGGCCTGGAGCTGGAGAACCAGAACCTGGGCCAAAGCGCCGCCAGCCTGGAAAACGCCAGCAGTCAGGTCAAGGAATGGCGCGAGTCGATGCAGAATGCGTCGATCAAGCATCAGGAATACCGCGATGATCGCTATGTGGCCGCGCTGAACCTGGACGGCTACGGCACCACGCACCTGCTGTACCTGGCCCGCGCTGTCACGCCTGGGACTTATCGCGTACCGCCGCCGCAAGTGGAGTCGATGTACCGGCCGAACTGGCAGGCAGTGGGGGATACCCCAGTGGATATGGTGATCAAGGGGCGTTAA